A stretch of the Papaver somniferum cultivar HN1 chromosome 6, ASM357369v1, whole genome shotgun sequence genome encodes the following:
- the LOC113288500 gene encoding heterogeneous nuclear ribonucleoprotein 1-like codes for MDSEQGKIFVGGISWETNEDTLKDHFNKFGEVVETVIMRDRNTGSARGFGFVLFSDPSVADKVLLEKHVILGRTVEVKKAVPRGEHNNPYNQKGFNKINGNNGQFRTKKIFVGGLSPSLTEEEFKAYFEKFGRTTDVVVMYDTTTHRPRGFGFITFDSEEAVENVMQKSFHELNDKVVEVKRAVPKDGSNSGHNGGYNMRMNGGRGGSAFGGVQGGGIYPPLRPGYGGIYSGYPPQLSGYASAGGYPYGASGYLGGYPMGGYGAVGYGGTPIVSPRSPLWNSSSMVGSRRSPMPFGGPAMYPGYLNGGFVGVPGAGYRGIMGPAAANGKWNMGGDAQMPGAATSPGVGGGKMDDDSSDLAGSYGAGAGKQNQRGIEGRFRPYTVANSS; via the exons ATGGATTCAGAACAAGGGAAGATTTTTGTGGGTGGAATCTCATGGGAAACCAATGAAGATACTTTGAAAGATCATTTTAATAAGTTTGGTGAAGTTGTGGAGACTGTGATTATGAGAGATAGAAATACAGGTAGTGCAAGAGGTTTTGGATTTGTTCTATTCTCAGATCCATCTGTAGCTGATAAAGTTCTTTTAGAAAAACATGTTATTCTTGGAAGAACG GTAGAAGTGAAAAAGGCAGTGCCAAGAGGTGAACATAATAACCCTTACAATCAAAAGGGTTTTAATAAGATTAATGGTAATAATGGTCAGTTTAggacaaagaagatttttgtagGTGGTTTATCTCCTAGCTTAACTGAGGAAGAATTTAAAGCTTATTTCGAGAAGTTTGGTAGAACTACTGATGTTGTTGTTATGTATGATACCACAACACATAGACCTAGGGgttttggtttcatcacttttGATTCTGAGGAAGCCGTAGAGAATGTAATGCagaagagttttcatgagttgaaTGACAAAGTAGTTGAGGTTAAGAGAGCTGTACCTAAAGATGGGAGTAATAGTGGTCATAATGGTGGTTATAATATGAGAATGAATGGTGGAAGAGGAGGGTCTGCTTTTGGTGGTGTACAAGGTGGTGGAATTTACCCACCGTTAAGGCCAGGATATGGGGGAATTTACTCTGGATATCCTCCTCAACTTTCAGGTTATGCTTCTGCTGGAGGGTACCCTTATGGAGCTAGTGGGTATCTTGGAGGATATCCTATGGGTGGATATGGAGCAGTAGGTTATGGAGGGACCCCAATTGTGTCTCCCAGGAGTCCACTATGGAACAGCTCTTCGATGGTTGGCTCTCGAAGGAGTCCAATGCCTTTTGGAGGTCCTGCAATGTATCCTGGTTACTTGAATGGGGGTTTCGTGGGAGTGCCAGGTGCTGGTTATCGTGGGATTATGGGTCCTGCTGCAGCAAATGGGAAATGGAATATGGGTGGTGATGCTCAGATGCCAGGTGCTGCTACGTCCCCGGGAGTTGGTGGTGGAAAGATGGATGATGATTCTTCTGATCTCGCAGGAAGCTATGGTGCTGGTGCAGGCAAACAGAATCAAAGAGGCATTGAGGGGCGATTTAGGCCGTACACTGTTGCCAACTCCAGTTGA